The nucleotide window GGAGTAGTCTCCATCATAATTAAACGTATGGTCCACCCACATCTAATTGAGATGGGCAGACCATTATCTTGGTGGTTAGCATACTCCATCACTGTTGCAACGAAATATGCTTATTGCCAAGATATAAATTACTCGCTAAATCAACAAGATGGCTCTGAGCATGCTGGCTCACTGTTTCAAGTGTGCTTTTCTTCAAGTTATACATTTGCATCCTGCAAGACCAACTCAGCCATCCACCTCTCCAAAGTTGATAAATGGAGTACCATTAAGTAGGTTAAGAGTGATATCTTTTATTTACAGTGGTTAGGAATTGTGTATCTGTAGTATGATGCACATTTTAACAATATGGCATTTTATAGTTATTACTGCGCTGCCTGCATCTGTATACTCACTGGCCTCCATTATTATTTATTGACCTACAGGCTACCTCAACTAGAGACCATATTTGCTATACACGTGTGCACATAAATATATCCTGTTTATCGCCCACACCGCAAAATGAATTGTCTTTGTGAACTTGAATAGGAAGTATTTGATTGTGGTTTTGTGACACTCCACTTTAGAAAAATTACTCCTTCTTTGCACTTGATAAAAGAGCTATTGATCATCATAAAGTTATGCTGCACTTAACCACCTAATGTCCAGTTATTTTGTTACAAACAGGTAATGGAGGAATCACCAGCTCCGAGAATGTACGGAACTCATCTTTATTATGGTGACATCCCCCAGAGCTTCTTTCAGAATAATACAAAGGTAATGCAGCAATACCATCTCTGCAGTATTAAGTGTGTGTTGAAACAATTTTTATGCATCAGCAAAAAGGTCTGCTGCAGCAAAATAAAATGTCACCTAGACCACTGGAATTTAATAAAGTGCAAAGACAACTGGGATTTAATTAAGTGCAAAGACAACAGCTTTGTGTACAAAATGATTTATTGTAGACTAAAAGTGCATTCTGTTCTGCTTGAAAAAATAAAGCCCTTACACCACGACAATACCTCATAGATCCGGAACACCAGCGTTGTCCAGTACTGATGCTCCTAAAACACGTTAGACAAAAGTTATTTGACAATGCACCCTCTTCTTATATTAAAGTGACTCACATTTAAGACAGGGACTCCCATTGTTTAACCGGATTACAttttgcaacaatctgttttcttggGAAACACCTTGACATTGTTTAATATCCATTCTACCTCTGCACCATTTCAGCAACCAGCTttggtggttaaaaaaaaaaaagtatgaacgTTAATCTGGTACCCATGATCATTTTTTGGCAAGTCATGGAATGTTTGTTAGGCTGTCTCTGTGAAAGCTTTGACAAAGTGTTTACATGGATCCTGTTAACACCTGTGCTTCTCACATGTGCCTTTTACCCGTGGTTCTTTCTCGAATACTCGAATTTACTTTAGTTGTTCCCATCCTCTTTCAGGTTATGGATAGTAAAACTATCCTCAGTCACACCCTCTTAGCTCCTAAACGTTTCACAAATTTCCAGCCATAACTGGCCTATTagtctttttcaaattccttgcaAAAGCATTAGTAGAGCAACTGGAGGGTGGATGAGATCAGTACCAGCCCCTGAATCCCATACAATACACAGGTATCTGCCCATGGGATGAAAATAAGGCTCTGAGAAGTAGGGGGCAGCATTTCAACCCTTAAGCTGTGGATTGCCCCACTGGCTCCCATGGAGAACTAGAATCAAAGATTAAGGCCTATTGCTTTggcacatcttttttttttattgaggctcTCATTATTCTGTCCTCCAGGTGCCAGTCACCTTGCACCTCATCTTTAGATCTCTCTGTTTTAACAGATAATGCACAGTGTAATTCAACATTCACcattgcgcacacacacacacactctctttcaggTGTACTCAACACCTGAACGTGACAGAAACCTTTCCAAACTTTAGCACCTCCTTACACATTACTTCTCATATAATAGCACCAATGCAGCCCATAGGCAACTTCTTCGACTTCTAGCCCAAATCTACTGTAGCTATTTCAAAGTAATTTTTTACCCCATGTAATTCCATGCAAAGTTCTTCCTGTCCCTGGACTGAACAGCACAGGTCGCCGAGTTCTCACATGCCATCTTACAGGAAATTCCACTACATTTTAGCTTCTCATATGTTAAAAATGATAGCACAGCATTGCATAATCGTGGATAAATGTTCCCAATGTATTATTTGAAATGCACAAAGTGAAAAAGAGAGTGGCAGCCATCTAAACACCAAATGTTTCTCCAACCTTTATTGACATGTCAAGGTCATATTGTGTAATTACTGACTCGTTGACTGTAGTCCTATTTGATGAAAACAGTTAAAGAATGTGCACCTGTGCACATCCAATTGTTGTGTAAAATGCATTCTGGGAAATGAAGTCCACTATGGAGTGTCCTTTGTACAGTTCACACTAGGTAGAGACGGTGTTTCAGATTTCTTTACCATCCTTCACTTCTACATATGATcagagtagtaggaagggatacctttaatcaccatattaaaagtgacagttatcccgccccggaaatgacgtaatatccggtggctgggacttccggtgtcccagaaagccctccctggaagtgacgtgcatgggggtgtcacgtggtttgtgaacacgtggtgtcacgtgttagccttgtgcctgggtcctagcccctgggtgatggcctatgagctgtgtaaaaaagtatgacttagtgttgtgcaagtggtttcagagcctgagagggacaggtctggacatgtcagacattcatgcccaagtgccagttaggggccctcatggtgtcacgtgttagcccccctttttttttaaatgttgcatataaggagctggttagaaccggctgtcaaaccgtgaaccagggttgaaacagtttggcaaggtgccatgaagagatacaatccgatcgcaagaaaagcagcctcctcaggggccctgaacactattggtagatattaccggaccctcgcccctcttacgatggatgagaatgcacaacaggatgtccctgccacccaagataccgatgttaccggttttgaagaggaactttgctaccggcttgaaaagctcaacctcaaggctgtgtcgacccagatatcccctattaaggggcccgacagcgacagcaatgcctcgaaagatgaattaagtgttgcatctaacttcatagacattgaagatgttgaagaatgtgtagcaccaccgaattcgcccatctatgaagacatgggcgaccaggaggccaccgagtcagaggccgttattgtacagccgtcaggtgtaagctccggcactgtttctgccccaatggacctctgcgactcccaggatttcagaggagcctctgagtgtgatgcgaatatggaggttggtaatgacagttttgttattttttttttttatgtctgtatactctaatgtcatacatttaactaataatgtgtcttgtgctttctgtttgaaccctagaacgtagctgaagaaagtgagcctctagaagggtcaactccaaaggttaacgccgtaaatttttactgcttatgctgttccagacagtctggaagtgttacaagccagaacaaagagcctcgtaagaaatgtgtctgcacctacactagccgcgattttgaaaaggaagctccgggcgtaccctgggccacc belongs to Pleurodeles waltl isolate 20211129_DDA chromosome 9, aPleWal1.hap1.20221129, whole genome shotgun sequence and includes:
- the LOC138259867 gene encoding uncharacterized protein, translating into MKRYNPIARKAASSGALNTIGRYYRTLAPLTMDENAQQDVPATQDTDVTGFEEELCYRLEKLNLKAVSTQISPIKGPDSDSNASKDELSVASNFIDIEDVEECVAPPNSPIYEDMGDQEATESEAVIVQPSGVSSGTVSAPMDLCDSQDFRGASECDANMENVAEESEPLEGSTPKVNAVNFYCLCCSRQSGSVTSQNKEPRKKCVCTYTSRDFEKEAPGVPWATIWPVKGFAAAAVNACVKRDYYDLCYGHKINAPQQDAHECLYDAYTPRIIRHICSRIDPHRVYRLLRVVYGLSAVKKGVHSDMIKVLAAAVNEIRYAAEPCSKLDRMHGMCPHFDISMLERVIKRRMCDIYHKNRRMKSLAPRKLF